One segment of Gammaproteobacteria bacterium DNA contains the following:
- a CDS encoding adenylate/guanylate cyclase domain-containing protein yields MTSIRQIIARTGAWIRDQRAPLFCLLLGQLTYVGLLILWNFSLLQGLEIMAYDQALRGQTLALPDKRIVLIGETEADIQRWGYPLPDNVMAEMLERLAQGQPRVIGVDKYRDIPVSPGTEQLDHVLRNHREIVWIMKFGNAATQTPPINPPPALMNTDQVGFNDVPIDKDSRVRRGLLFLDDGQHASTAFALVIALRYLQPEGIFPQPDPRQPEYMRLGAITIAPLAESIGGYVGIDAAGYQYLMDFRGRLSARQTYTVTDVMQDRIPTAQLTDKIILIGGMAESLRDDFHIPVQRFIADATSWWTPAGDTNGRIAGVALHALQVNQLLRFALDGDKPIHGLPEHVEQAWLWLWCMTGIGLALCRLRFRWLLLLMSGALALLIGFWQVAFLEQIWLPLVAPALGLASTAALSNVYLSVYERAERKLLMHLFSRHVAPEVAATLWRERQQLLEGGRLRSQRLIATVLFTDIQGFTTISETMEPARLMDWLNVYMEAMTEVVMTHGGVVNKYIGDAVMALFGVPTPRQTETEIAADATRAVECALAMGQRLQQLNPEWAQKGLPSIAMRAGIHTGPLVAGSLGGSRRLEYTVLGDTVNIASRLESFEKDNHHTAGSACRVLIGESTFHYLNRWFQTVEVSKVKLKGKQQEITVYRVDGIAPTEMPTPNYASAANARRPDSTPRG; encoded by the coding sequence ATGACGTCGATCCGTCAAATTATCGCGCGTACTGGGGCCTGGATCCGCGATCAACGCGCGCCCCTGTTCTGCCTGCTGCTTGGGCAGCTGACCTATGTCGGCTTGCTGATCCTGTGGAACTTCAGCCTGCTGCAGGGCCTGGAAATCATGGCGTACGACCAGGCGTTGCGCGGGCAAACGCTGGCGCTGCCGGATAAGCGCATCGTCTTGATTGGCGAAACCGAAGCCGACATTCAACGCTGGGGTTATCCGCTTCCTGATAACGTCATGGCGGAGATGCTGGAGCGACTGGCCCAGGGACAACCGCGTGTGATCGGAGTAGACAAATACCGCGATATCCCTGTGTCACCTGGCACTGAACAACTCGATCACGTCCTGCGCAACCATCGAGAAATCGTCTGGATTATGAAATTTGGCAACGCCGCCACCCAAACCCCGCCGATTAACCCTCCTCCGGCTTTAATGAATACCGATCAGGTCGGTTTTAATGACGTTCCCATCGACAAGGACAGCCGGGTTCGCCGCGGATTGCTGTTTCTGGATGATGGTCAGCACGCCTCGACCGCCTTTGCCCTGGTCATTGCGCTGCGTTATCTCCAGCCCGAAGGAATTTTCCCCCAGCCCGATCCGCGACAACCGGAATACATGCGTCTGGGCGCGATCACGATTGCACCCCTCGCTGAAAGCATCGGCGGCTACGTCGGCATCGACGCCGCAGGCTATCAATATCTCATGGACTTCCGGGGTCGGCTGAGTGCCAGGCAAACCTACACAGTGACTGATGTCATGCAAGATCGCATACCTACTGCGCAACTGACCGATAAAATCATCCTCATCGGCGGCATGGCGGAGAGCCTGCGCGATGACTTCCACATTCCTGTGCAGCGCTTCATTGCAGACGCTACATCCTGGTGGACGCCGGCGGGCGATACCAACGGACGCATTGCCGGCGTCGCCCTCCACGCGTTGCAAGTCAACCAACTCTTGCGATTCGCGCTGGATGGCGACAAACCCATTCATGGCCTACCCGAACACGTGGAACAGGCGTGGTTGTGGCTATGGTGCATGACGGGTATCGGACTTGCCTTGTGCCGATTGCGTTTCCGTTGGCTCTTGCTGCTAATGTCCGGCGCCCTGGCGTTGCTGATCGGCTTCTGGCAAGTCGCTTTTCTTGAACAGATTTGGTTACCGCTGGTCGCGCCCGCATTGGGACTCGCCTCGACTGCGGCTTTATCCAACGTCTATCTTTCCGTTTACGAACGCGCTGAACGAAAATTGCTCATGCACCTGTTTTCACGTCATGTCGCACCCGAGGTTGCAGCTACTCTGTGGCGGGAACGCCAACAACTGCTCGAAGGCGGACGATTGCGTTCGCAGCGACTAATCGCCACCGTGCTATTTACCGATATTCAGGGCTTTACCACCATTTCCGAGACCATGGAGCCGGCGCGGCTCATGGACTGGTTGAATGTTTACATGGAAGCGATGACCGAAGTCGTGATGACCCACGGTGGAGTGGTCAATAAATACATCGGCGACGCCGTCATGGCGCTATTCGGTGTCCCAACCCCACGGCAGACCGAAACGGAAATTGCGGCTGACGCGACGCGGGCCGTTGAATGCGCGCTCGCTATGGGTCAGCGCTTGCAACAGCTCAACCCGGAATGGGCGCAGAAAGGTTTACCCAGTATTGCCATGCGCGCGGGCATTCATACCGGCCCACTGGTCGCAGGCAGTCTGGGCGGCAGCCGGCGACTGGAGTATACCGTGCTGGGCGACACCGTTAACATTGCCTCACGGCTGGAGAGCTTTGAAAAGGATAATCACCATACGGCGGGCAGCGCGTGTCGGGTGCTCATTGGCGAGTCCACCTTTCATTACCTGAACAGATGGTTTCAGACTGTGGAAGTCAGCAAAGTCAAGCTCAAGGGCAAGCAGCAAGAGATTACCGTGTATCGAGTCGACGGAATCGCGCCAACGGAGATGCCTACACCAAATTATGCATCCGCTGCAAATGCGCGTAGGCCAGACTCGACACCTCGCGGATGA